A DNA window from Syngnathus typhle isolate RoL2023-S1 ecotype Sweden linkage group LG2, RoL_Styp_1.0, whole genome shotgun sequence contains the following coding sequences:
- the suv39h1a gene encoding histone-lysine N-methyltransferase SUV39H1-A isoform X2 encodes MQFWRLSVSWRNFRKMEEFYLVKWRGFPESVNSWEPKRHLKCSKLMKQFHQDLDQELSRQNIRSIPKRLDREISTFIVRKAELRQKLQSWETQLNLTCNHPGRIFVMNDVDFEGPPKNFTYINNYKAGPGIVFTEMAVGCECKNCLDEPMNGCCPGASLHRVAYNDHGQVRIRPGQPIYECNSQCLCSPDCPNRVVQKGIQFDLAIFKTDNGRGWGVRTLQHIKKNSFVMEYVGEIITSDEAEKRGHIYDGEGSTYLFDLDYVEDIYTVDAAHQGNISHFVNHSCNPNMQVFNVFVDNIDERLPRIALFSTRAIRAGEELTFDYKMQIDPVDTESSKMDCSFTLAGVSNSPKKRMRVECRCGADSCRKYLF; translated from the exons ATGCAATTTTGGCGGCTGAGTGTATCATGGCGGAATTTTCGAAAG ATGGAAGAATTTTACCTGGTGAAATGGAGAGGCTTTCCAGAGTCAGTCAACAGCTGGGAGCCCAAGAGGCACCTCAAATGCTCCAAACTAATGAAGCAGTTCCACCAGGACTTGGATCAAGAACTGAGTCGCCAGAATATACGTTCCATCCCCAAAAGGCTGGATAGGGAAATTTCAACATTTATAGTTCGAAAAGCTGAACTCCGTCAGAAACTGCAGAGCTGGGAGACTCAGTTGAACCTAACCTGCAACCACCCCGGTCGCATCTTTGTCATGAACGATGTCGACTTTGAGGGTCCACCAAAGAACTTCACTTATATCAACAACTACAAAGCAGGCCCGGGCATCGTTTTTACTGAAATGGCTGTGGGCTGTGAGTGCAAGAATTGTCTCGACGAGCCGATGAACGGCTGCTGTCCTGGCGCGTCATTGCATCGGGTTGCTTACAATGACCACGGCCAGGTCCGTATAAGGCCAGGACAACCCATATACGAGTGTAATTCTCAGTGCCTCTGCAGCCCAGACTGCCCCAACAGGGTGGTGCAAAAAGGCATTCAGTTTGACCTGGCTATCTTTAAGACGGACAACGGTCGGGGATGGGGAGTCCGCACGCTGCAACATATAAAGAAGAACTCATTTGTAATGGAGTACGTGGGAGAG ATCATCACGTCAGATGAAGCAGAGAAACGAGGTCACATATATGACGGCGAAGGCTCCACATACCTTTTTGACCTGGACTATGTGGAGGATATATACACAGTGGACGCTGCTCACCAGGGCAACATCTCTCACTTTGTCAATCACAGT tGTAACCCAAACATGCAAGTATTCAATGTGTTTGTTGACAACATTGATGAGAGGCTCCCGAGAATTGCTTTATTCTCAACTCGGGCCATCCGGGCAGGAGAGGAGCTCACCTTTGACTACAAAATGCAAA TTGATCCAGTCGACACAGAAAGCTCTAAAATGGATTGCAGTTTCACCTTGGCTGGTGTCTCCAATTCGCCAAAGAAGAGGATGCGAGTGGAGTGCCGGTGTGGAGCagactcgtgtagaaaatactTGTTCTGA
- the suv39h1a gene encoding histone-lysine N-methyltransferase SUV39H1-A isoform X1 translates to MAEFSKECSVPSKMSWDALEALCRLEGLHCKDLGITKANVNEYEVEFLCDYKKTKMEEFYLVKWRGFPESVNSWEPKRHLKCSKLMKQFHQDLDQELSRQNIRSIPKRLDREISTFIVRKAELRQKLQSWETQLNLTCNHPGRIFVMNDVDFEGPPKNFTYINNYKAGPGIVFTEMAVGCECKNCLDEPMNGCCPGASLHRVAYNDHGQVRIRPGQPIYECNSQCLCSPDCPNRVVQKGIQFDLAIFKTDNGRGWGVRTLQHIKKNSFVMEYVGEIITSDEAEKRGHIYDGEGSTYLFDLDYVEDIYTVDAAHQGNISHFVNHSCNPNMQVFNVFVDNIDERLPRIALFSTRAIRAGEELTFDYKMQIDPVDTESSKMDCSFTLAGVSNSPKKRMRVECRCGADSCRKYLF, encoded by the exons ATGGCGGAATTTTCGAAAG AATGCAGTGTGCCCAGTAAGATGTCTTGGGATGCCCTTGAAGCCTTGTGTCGCCTAGAGGGGCTTCACTGTAAAGATTTAGGGATAACCAAAGCTAACGTCAATGAGTATGAGGTGGAGTTCCTCTGTGACTACAAAAAGACTAAA ATGGAAGAATTTTACCTGGTGAAATGGAGAGGCTTTCCAGAGTCAGTCAACAGCTGGGAGCCCAAGAGGCACCTCAAATGCTCCAAACTAATGAAGCAGTTCCACCAGGACTTGGATCAAGAACTGAGTCGCCAGAATATACGTTCCATCCCCAAAAGGCTGGATAGGGAAATTTCAACATTTATAGTTCGAAAAGCTGAACTCCGTCAGAAACTGCAGAGCTGGGAGACTCAGTTGAACCTAACCTGCAACCACCCCGGTCGCATCTTTGTCATGAACGATGTCGACTTTGAGGGTCCACCAAAGAACTTCACTTATATCAACAACTACAAAGCAGGCCCGGGCATCGTTTTTACTGAAATGGCTGTGGGCTGTGAGTGCAAGAATTGTCTCGACGAGCCGATGAACGGCTGCTGTCCTGGCGCGTCATTGCATCGGGTTGCTTACAATGACCACGGCCAGGTCCGTATAAGGCCAGGACAACCCATATACGAGTGTAATTCTCAGTGCCTCTGCAGCCCAGACTGCCCCAACAGGGTGGTGCAAAAAGGCATTCAGTTTGACCTGGCTATCTTTAAGACGGACAACGGTCGGGGATGGGGAGTCCGCACGCTGCAACATATAAAGAAGAACTCATTTGTAATGGAGTACGTGGGAGAG ATCATCACGTCAGATGAAGCAGAGAAACGAGGTCACATATATGACGGCGAAGGCTCCACATACCTTTTTGACCTGGACTATGTGGAGGATATATACACAGTGGACGCTGCTCACCAGGGCAACATCTCTCACTTTGTCAATCACAGT tGTAACCCAAACATGCAAGTATTCAATGTGTTTGTTGACAACATTGATGAGAGGCTCCCGAGAATTGCTTTATTCTCAACTCGGGCCATCCGGGCAGGAGAGGAGCTCACCTTTGACTACAAAATGCAAA TTGATCCAGTCGACACAGAAAGCTCTAAAATGGATTGCAGTTTCACCTTGGCTGGTGTCTCCAATTCGCCAAAGAAGAGGATGCGAGTGGAGTGCCGGTGTGGAGCagactcgtgtagaaaatactTGTTCTGA